The following is a genomic window from Lactococcus carnosus.
GTTAGAAACACAAAACGGGCTTCGAAAGCCAACAATTTATGAAAGTTTTTTTTATTTTACGCTCTCCCTACTAATAAATGCCATTGGGAATGGGCTGACTGTGGCAACAAATATGGGCTCTAGCATGTGGACTGCATCTGCTGCTAATATCGCTTATGACTTTAATTTTTCGATTTCTTGGGTACTCATTCTTTATGGTGGCTCACAGATTTTTATCAATATACTACTGACTAGAAAAATTGATTTACCTCGTATCGCTGGCAATATCATCTTTATTAGCTTCTTTGGCCCATTTGTTGGGATATTCAAGCAGCTCTTTCTAGATTTAGGATTTGCTAATCTGTCCTTACCAGCTAAAATTTTCTTTGATATTATCGGTATTTGCTTCGTCGCAATTGCGATTTCTATCTATCAACGGCTAAACTTGATTTTACATCCAGGTGATGAAATGACAAATATCTTGAGATTCCAATATTTTAAGGGCAATGCGAATCTTGCCCAATGGACTAACTTCTCAATTCCTGTCATCGTTATCATCTGCTTAAGTCTCATCTTTAAACAGATTGTCGCAGTCAACGTCGGAACAGCTGTCGCGCTTTTCTTTCAAGGGGCGTTAATTAATTATGCTGACCAACTCATCTTTCCTAAATTAAAGCATCGCTTATAAATCATCAAAAAAACTTGAACAATGGTCAAGTTTTTTTGATTGCTAAATTCAGACGCAACTACTCCTTATAGTCGGGATAAAAACCGCATCACGTCCTGTTTACTCTTTAGGATAATCAGGTCGGTATTTGCTGAGCGCTGATTAACTGCTGTCAAAAGCTTGGGGCGTACTTTGCGATTAAAAGAGCCTACAAAATATAAGAAAGCGACATAATCTCGACTAAATAGGCGCTCTTCAAAGTGTACTGCCATATCAGGTCGTGTACTTTTATCTCTACGAAAGCGAATAGAACGCCTAAAGACACGCATCACACAAAGCCAAGCAGGGAAATCCAGCCAAATGATCGTATCCGCCTCAGCCACACGATCCGGTAAACTACCAGCATAATTACCATCTATTACCCACGCTGCTTCTGACATTATCTTTTTTTGTTCTGTTAAAAACAGAGAACGATCTAGCATTTCTCCTTTTGGTAGATGAAAGATGTGGTCCAGATGGTATAGTGGTAAATTCAAGTCCTGACTTACCTGTCTGGATAAGACAGATTTACCTGCACCGGAAATACCGATCACGATTATTTTTTTCATATCTTATATCATACACTAATCTCTTTAAATAAACTTGAATATATCAAAAAAGCCCTTGGGCTTTTTTGGGGAGTCAATCAATTACGCAATAGCCTTGATAGAACCTGAGGATAGAGCAAATACTCCATCTCATGAATTCTTGCTTCAAATGTTTCAAGTGTATCATCAGACAAAATCGGGACACGTTCTTGGACAATGATTTCTCCTGTATCGACACCCGCATCTACATAATGGATGGTAACACCACTTTGTGATACGCCAGCATCAAAGGCATCCTCGATACCATGCGCACCTGGAAATTCAGGCAGGTAAGCAGGGTGAATATTGATGATACGCCCCTCGTAAGCGGCAAGTAAAGTCGGACTGACGATTTTCATATAGCCTGCCAGTACAACCAAGTCTATCTCAAATTCTGCTAACAGTGCTAAAATGGCTAATTCATAGGCGACTTTATCAGTAAATTCTTTCAGTTCAAAACTCGCATGCTTAATACCAAGCAGGTCGGCGCGTTCAAGCACACCCGCCTGCCGTTTATCGGAAAATAAGAGGGCAACTGGTATCTCATTTTTAACTAGATTCTCAAAATTCGTTCCAGAACCACTAGCAAAAACCGCTATCTTCATTTGATGATGACCGCTTCAGTCTGACGCGTAACGATTTGACCAATTTCAAAGCATTGGTCATGCAGTAGCGCCTTAGCTTGTGCGACATGCTCTGGTGAAATGGCAAGTACCATCCCTAGACCCATATTGAAAATCTCAAACATTTCCTCATGCTTGAGGTTACCCGTTTTCTCTAGTAGCTCAAAAATCGGTAGGATATCCCATGTCCCCTCTGTAATTTCAGCAGCTAAGTCATCGCTAAACATACGTGGGATGTTTTCTATGAACCCACCACCTGTAATATGTGAAATGCCATTGATCACACCTGCTTTTACCAAAGGTAATAATGCGTCAACATAAATTTTTGTTGGTGTTAGGAGGTTATCTATCAAGACTTGCCCGTCAAGTTCAGGCATTTTAGCAGTTAAATCTGTGTCAGCAAAAACCTTACGAACAAGCGAAAAGCCGTTTGAATGAATGCCAGAAGAGGCCAAGCCTAATAAGATGTCCCCAGCTGCAATTTTTTCTCCAGTGATGATCTCTGATTTTTCAGCAACACCAACAGTAAAGCCAGCCAAATCATAGTCATCTTCACCATACATACCAGGCATTTCAGCAGTTTCGCCACCTACAAGCGCAGCATTGGCTTGTACACAACCTTCAGCAACACCCGCAACAACTTGCTCGAGTTTTTCAGGAATATTCTTACCTGTTGCAATATAGTCAAGGAAATAGAGAGGCTCAGCACCAGCCGCGATAATGTCATTCACACACATCGCCACACAGTCAATCCCAATCGTGTCATGCTTATCAGCTTCAATCGCAAGTAGGAGTTTTGTGCCAACACCGTCTGTACCAGAGACTAAAACTGGTTCTTTTACTCCTGTCGTTGTGAGATCAAACATCCCACCAAAGCCGCCTAAGGCACCCATGACCCCAAGACGTTCAGTTCGTTTGACGTGTTTTTTGATACGTTCAACAACTTCATAACCAGCTTCAACATCAACTCCAGCTTGCGCATAAGCATTTTTTTCAGACAATCTTGATTCCAACTTTCTTTTGTTTAAGGCCACTTAATAATAGCCTTTTTTAATAGTATAGGCTTATTTTCATCAAAAAAAGCAAAAAACCTATCATTTCTGATAGATTTAAGGGGTAATGTTCGGGTTTTTAGTCTAAAAAACGAACTTCAAGGGCATACTGAGCGATTTGGGTCGCCCCTTGGCAAAACTGGTACGCCGTTTTAAAGCCATCAGACAAGGCTTGATGTGAGTTTGTTGTCACATCAAACACTTGCTGACCGACAGGTGTCGCGATTGCTGTCCTTGTCACCACTTTTGGATGCAATTTGATAATCGTACTTGGACTAGAAAATCTGGTAATCGTCAACATCTCATCATCGTATTTCATGACGACTTTTTCAGACAATTCATTTTGGTAAACTAAAAAATGACTGTCATTTTTCTGATGGTAGTCACCAGAGACAACTTCTCGAATGACTTCCGTCTGCTCATCAATTTTGATCAGATTATGAATGGTAATTTGTGTCATTTAGTCATCCCTCAATAATGTGTCGATTGCTTCTAAAATTTCTATTTCAGTCGGTACCTGCCCTAATTCAACAGATTTGGCAGCAGAGATAGGCATGAATTTCCCACCTAATCGCTTAATTTTGCCACTGAATCCTGCTTCAATCAGTTGGGCTAAAATTTCAGCTGAAATACCAGATTGCTTAGTTGCTTCTGTCAGAATTAAAACACGGCCAGTTTTCTTAGCAGATGATGCTAATGTGTCAATATCCAGGGGTGAAATCGTAATTGGGTCGACGATTTCTATGGAGCAGCTCGCTTTTTCAACGACTGTCTTTGCCACTTCTACCATTCTACCGACGGCAATGATGGTCAGATCATCTCCCGATACGACCGTTTTTGCTTGTCCTAGAGGCACTTCATATAACTCATCTGGTACATGTGCCGAAGTTTTATACAACGATTTTGGTTCAAAAATGAGAACAGGATTATTATTTCTCACTGCTGAAACCAGAATACCTTTAGCATCATAAGCATTAGCAGGCATAGCAACAATCAGACCAGGCACATGTGAGAACCAGTTTTCAAAGCTCTGAGAGTGTTGCGCACTAGCACCTGTTCCGGATCCACTTGCCGCACGGATCACCATAGGCACAGACTGTTGGCCATTTGATAGGAAATGAATTTTAGCTGCTTCATTGACGATTTGATCGATGGCAACCGTCAAGAAATCAGAAAATTGGATTTCTAGAATCGGTCTTTTTCCTAAAAGCGCTGATCCAGTTGCAACACCGGTAATGGCTGCCTCTGAAATCGGTGTATCTAAAACGCGATCTGGAAAATCAGCTACCAAGCCCTTTGTGACACCAAATCCGCCACCATAAGTCCCAACATCTTCTCCTAGAATATAGGCTTCAGGTATGGTCGTTAATAATTGACGTAAGCCTTCATTTAGTGCCTGTAAATAGGTTTTATTCACTATAAACCGCCTTCCAAATGTCTACTGGACTGATGGTATCTTCATCTGATAAGGCCTGCTCGGCTTCAGATGCTAATTTTTGATAGGTTTTTTCATCAATCAAGGCAATTTCTTCTGCTGAAATATCATAATCAGCGATTAGTGTTTCTCGTAATTTTTTGATTGGATCTTCCCAGTTGAAAAATTCATCTGGTGTTCTGTATTGCTCAATATCTGAGCGAGAATGGCCCTTAAAGCGATAAGTCACCGCTTCTATCAAAACAGGGCCTTTTTTGACTGCGTCTTGTGCTTGTAAAAATGTCTCATGGACAGCAAAGACATCCTGTCCATCAACCTTAAAGGTCGCCATATTATAGTTTTTCGCACGATCAGAAATGCTGCCTGCAATCATCACTGAAGCATCACTCGACATGGCGTATTGATTGTTCTCAACGACAAAGATGATAGGTAACTCCCAAATACTTGCCAGATTTAAACTCTCATGAAAGGTCCCTTCATTTGTCGACCCATCTCCCGAAAAACAGACCACAATATTGTCTGAATGATCCATCTTCAAGGCCTGTCCTAGACCAAGTGCGACAGGATAATTGCCACCAACAATCCCGTTTCCACCAAAATTACCAACTGTGATGTCACTGATATGCATAGAGCCACCGTGACCACCATTTGTCCCTGTTTGCTTACCAAAAATTTCTGCAAACATGGGATAAGTCTCAGTCCCTTTAGCAATAGCATGCCCGTGGTTCCGGTGTGTCGACAGGATTAAATCTGATGGTGTTAGCAGATCACAAATCGCTGTGGCAATCGCTTCTTGTCCATTATATAGGTGTGTCGTGCCATAGAGATGACCCGCTCGATTTTTATCATCAATTATATTTTCAAATTGTCGAATGCGAATCATCATTTCGTACCAACTCAGTGCACGACGCTTATTTATTTTTTGCATAATACCTTCCCTTATTTTTTTGTCAAAATTTGCTATATAATTCCCTAACGATAGCAAGTTCCAAAAGAACACATGTAAATCTATTATACGCTATTTTGGAGAAAATTTCGTGACAATCAGATTAAAACTTTTCTTAAATTTATTTGGTGTAAATTCGGTATTTTCAAGCATAAGACATCCTCATCTTGTGCAACTTTTCGCAAATTAAGGTATAATATAGATACTTGTAGACGATAGAAAGGGTAATATGCCTCATAAAAAATTAGAAAAAGTTTTTCGTGATCCAGTCCATAATTATATTGCCGTTAGTAATCAGGTCATTTATGATTTAATTGGCACTTCAGAGTTTCAAAGATTACGTCGTATCAAACAACTTGGCACATCAAGCTATACCTTTCATGGTGCCGAACATAGCCGTTTTGCACACTGTCTAGGTGTCTATCATATCGCCAAACAAATCACAGATATGTTTACCAAAAATTATCCGGAGATTTGGAACTCAGAAGAAAATTTGGTCACCCAATGTGCTGCACTGCTTCATGATGTTGGTCATGGTGCCTTCTCCCATACTTTTGAAGGGATATTTGATACAGACCATGAAGCCATTACCGTCAGTATCATTACCAGCCCCGAAACTGAGGTCAATGCTGTGCTTCGGAAAGTAGCACCTGATTTCCCTGAAAAAGTAGCCAGTGTCATCACCCATCAATATGCGAATCAACAGGTTGTCCAGCTCATCTCGAGTCAAATAGATGCTGATCGTATGGATTATCTTTTACGTGATTCTTACTATACAGGTGCGACCTATGGTGAATTTGATTTAACCCGGATTATGCGCGTTATCACACCTGTCGAAAACGGCATTGCCTTTAAAATCCAAGGCATGCATGCTGTTGAAGATTATATCGTTAGTCGCTTTCAAATGTATATGCAAGTTTATTTCCATCCGGCTAGTCGTGCCATGGAAGTGTTGCTGCATCAACTTTTGAAACGGGCTAAAGTACTCTATCCGACACAAAAAACGTATTTCGATACGACCAGTCCACGTCTAGTCCCTTTTTTCGAAAAGCACTTTACTTTGTCTGATTATTTACACCTTGATGATGGCGTCATGACGACCTATTTTCAAAATTGGCAAACACATCCTGACCCGATTTTATCTGATTTGAGTAAGGCTTTCGTCAATCGTAAATTATCGAAATCTATCAAGTACGATCATGCAGATGAACAAGATTTGGACATACTTCGTGACATTATTGAAAAAATCGGCTTTGATAAGACGTATTATACAGCCGTTCATTCAAATTTTGATTTACCCTACGATCTCTACCGTCCAGAAATCAAGTCACCTAGGACTCAGATAGAAATTATGCAAAAGGATGGTACCTTAACTGAGCTATCTGAGTTGTCTAGCTTAGTAAAATCTTTAACAGGGACGACTCATGGTGATAGTCGCTTCTACTTTCCAAGAGAAATCCTTAATCCAGATACACTTTTCAAAGCAGAACAAGAAGCCTTTACCAGCTATATCAAAAATGACCACTTTTTAGGAAAGAAAGGAATTGAGTCTAAATAATAAATACAGCTAAATAGACTGACTTATTTTTAAATAGGCCAGTCTATGTAGACTTATCACCTATTTAACTCATCATACATCATATGTCTATTAAACTTGTTGCCATCGATATCGATGGTACTCTTGTCAACAATAACCGAGAAATTACCCCTCAAGTCTTTGAGGCAATCCAACAGGCTAAAGCTGCTGGTGTCAAAATTGTGATTGCCACTGGACGCCCGCTACTCGGTGTTAAAACGATACTAGCAGAGTTAAACCTGCTAGATGAAGGTGACTATGTCATTACCTATAATGGGGCACTAGTACAGGCGACCGCAACTGGGGAAGCCTTTATCGATGAACCCTTAACTTACGATGACTACCTTGATATTGAGATGGAAAGCCGTCGCCTTGATACACCGTTGCACTCAATCACCATGTCAGCTGTCTATACACATAATCGAAATATTAGTAAATATTCCGTAAACGAAGCCTATATTACTGGCCTGCCTTTAAAATATCGGACAGCCGAAGAGATGGGTAAACATGAGTTAGTCAAGATGATGTATATTGATGAACCTGAAAAACTTGACCAAACAATTAAAAAACTCCCAAAACGATTCTGGGAGCGCTATAATATTGTCAAATCAACACCATTCTACCTAGAAATATTGAATAAAAATGCCAGTAAAGGCTTAGCTGTACAACATTTGGCAAATAAACTAGGCATTTCATATGATGAAACGATGGCTATCGGTGATGAAGAAAATGACCGTTCCATGTTAGAAGCAGTTGGTAATCCGGTAGTGATGGAAAATGGTAATCCAGAACTTAAAAAAATTGCTAAATACATTACCAAATCTAACGAGGCCTCTGGTGTAGCGCATGCTATCAATGAGTGGGTCCTCAATAATTAAACTTCCTGGAGGAAAATGATGGCACGAAAAAAAGTCATTACAAAAGATATATTACTTGATTATGGGTTACAATATTTACAAGCCTATGGATTTGATTCTTTCACAGCCCGAGATGTTGCCAAAAAATTTGGTATCTCAACACAACCAATCTATAGTGAATACCGTAATATGAGCGAGTACAGAAGGGAAGTTCTTAAGCATGCCTTCTATTACATGTTTGATATCAAATTAAATGAGACCTATGCAGCGGATCCGCTAATCTCATTTCCTATCGCTTTCGTTCGTTTTTCAGAAGAAAATCCAAATCTTTATCATGCCTTGTTTATTAAAGGATTTGCTTATAAAAAAGTCATGTATGACTACTCTCTAGCCCAATACAAAAAATTAGTCACAACTGCCGCAAATTATCAGTATTTGACTGAGCAACAAGTAGAAAATCTGCACTTACGTACTTGGATTGCTGTTAATGGTATGGCTGCTTCAAGTATTTCAGAGATATGTCACTTTGATGAAGACTACCTAAAATTTATATTCAAGCAAGTTATCTCCCACATGCTAGAAGACCCTAATGTGTCACCTAACAGACCCTGAAATCATTCAAAATAACGCATGATTATGCGACATATTAAAAACCGTTTCTCACATAAAGGAGAGACGGTTTTTTTTGATTGCTATTAGCTTATTTTCTGAAACTTATTGATGTATAAAAGGATTAGTCAAGGCATCACTTTCAA
Proteins encoded in this region:
- the purM gene encoding phosphoribosylformylglycinamidine cyclo-ligase, yielding MSEKNAYAQAGVDVEAGYEVVERIKKHVKRTERLGVMGALGGFGGMFDLTTTGVKEPVLVSGTDGVGTKLLLAIEADKHDTIGIDCVAMCVNDIIAAGAEPLYFLDYIATGKNIPEKLEQVVAGVAEGCVQANAALVGGETAEMPGMYGEDDYDLAGFTVGVAEKSEIITGEKIAAGDILLGLASSGIHSNGFSLVRKVFADTDLTAKMPELDGQVLIDNLLTPTKIYVDALLPLVKAGVINGISHITGGGFIENIPRMFSDDLAAEITEGTWDILPIFELLEKTGNLKHEEMFEIFNMGLGMVLAISPEHVAQAKALLHDQCFEIGQIVTRQTEAVIIK
- the purN gene encoding phosphoribosylglycinamide formyltransferase, which produces MKIAVFASGSGTNFENLVKNEIPVALLFSDKRQAGVLERADLLGIKHASFELKEFTDKVAYELAILALLAEFEIDLVVLAGYMKIVSPTLLAAYEGRIINIHPAYLPEFPGAHGIEDAFDAGVSQSGVTIHYVDAGVDTGEIIVQERVPILSDDTLETFEARIHEMEYLLYPQVLSRLLRN
- a CDS encoding HD domain-containing protein, with the translated sequence MPHKKLEKVFRDPVHNYIAVSNQVIYDLIGTSEFQRLRRIKQLGTSSYTFHGAEHSRFAHCLGVYHIAKQITDMFTKNYPEIWNSEENLVTQCAALLHDVGHGAFSHTFEGIFDTDHEAITVSIITSPETEVNAVLRKVAPDFPEKVASVITHQYANQQVVQLISSQIDADRMDYLLRDSYYTGATYGEFDLTRIMRVITPVENGIAFKIQGMHAVEDYIVSRFQMYMQVYFHPASRAMEVLLHQLLKRAKVLYPTQKTYFDTTSPRLVPFFEKHFTLSDYLHLDDGVMTTYFQNWQTHPDPILSDLSKAFVNRKLSKSIKYDHADEQDLDILRDIIEKIGFDKTYYTAVHSNFDLPYDLYRPEIKSPRTQIEIMQKDGTLTELSELSSLVKSLTGTTHGDSRFYFPREILNPDTLFKAEQEAFTSYIKNDHFLGKKGIESK
- a CDS encoding TetR/AcrR family transcriptional regulator, yielding MMARKKVITKDILLDYGLQYLQAYGFDSFTARDVAKKFGISTQPIYSEYRNMSEYRREVLKHAFYYMFDIKLNETYAADPLISFPIAFVRFSEENPNLYHALFIKGFAYKKVMYDYSLAQYKKLVTTAANYQYLTEQQVENLHLRTWIAVNGMAASSISEICHFDEDYLKFIFKQVISHMLEDPNVSPNRP
- a CDS encoding thiamine pyrophosphate-dependent dehydrogenase E1 component subunit alpha, yielding MQKINKRRALSWYEMMIRIRQFENIIDDKNRAGHLYGTTHLYNGQEAIATAICDLLTPSDLILSTHRNHGHAIAKGTETYPMFAEIFGKQTGTNGGHGGSMHISDITVGNFGGNGIVGGNYPVALGLGQALKMDHSDNIVVCFSGDGSTNEGTFHESLNLASIWELPIIFVVENNQYAMSSDASVMIAGSISDRAKNYNMATFKVDGQDVFAVHETFLQAQDAVKKGPVLIEAVTYRFKGHSRSDIEQYRTPDEFFNWEDPIKKLRETLIADYDISAEEIALIDEKTYQKLASEAEQALSDEDTISPVDIWKAVYSE
- a CDS encoding alpha-ketoacid dehydrogenase subunit beta; translation: MNKTYLQALNEGLRQLLTTIPEAYILGEDVGTYGGGFGVTKGLVADFPDRVLDTPISEAAITGVATGSALLGKRPILEIQFSDFLTVAIDQIVNEAAKIHFLSNGQQSVPMVIRAASGSGTGASAQHSQSFENWFSHVPGLIVAMPANAYDAKGILVSAVRNNNPVLIFEPKSLYKTSAHVPDELYEVPLGQAKTVVSGDDLTIIAVGRMVEVAKTVVEKASCSIEIVDPITISPLDIDTLASSAKKTGRVLILTEATKQSGISAEILAQLIEAGFSGKIKRLGGKFMPISAAKSVELGQVPTEIEILEAIDTLLRDD
- the yidA gene encoding sugar-phosphatase gives rise to the protein MSIKLVAIDIDGTLVNNNREITPQVFEAIQQAKAAGVKIVIATGRPLLGVKTILAELNLLDEGDYVITYNGALVQATATGEAFIDEPLTYDDYLDIEMESRRLDTPLHSITMSAVYTHNRNISKYSVNEAYITGLPLKYRTAEEMGKHELVKMMYIDEPEKLDQTIKKLPKRFWERYNIVKSTPFYLEILNKNASKGLAVQHLANKLGISYDETMAIGDEENDRSMLEAVGNPVVMENGNPELKKIAKYITKSNEASGVAHAINEWVLNN
- a CDS encoding DUF1934 domain-containing protein, with translation MTQITIHNLIKIDEQTEVIREVVSGDYHQKNDSHFLVYQNELSEKVVMKYDDEMLTITRFSSPSTIIKLHPKVVTRTAIATPVGQQVFDVTTNSHQALSDGFKTAYQFCQGATQIAQYALEVRFLD